From one Bacteroides intestinalis DSM 17393 genomic stretch:
- a CDS encoding ATP-binding protein, which yields MKRLLFIVVLLLQIFFIFANRPIKRSPVTDSLITELQTLPHDTTRLKLLEKLVLTEQNSPHYIEYAEEMFNEAQRQKNAKYICSSTYFKILYYYNKEKIDSVSKLVDYVKPIAERMKYYRLYFNVQKLLIYTYIYSEKYEYAINEALEMLKIAEELDNVDGCIAAYSCLASAYHETNRKKEEGEALRKAHEYASEQKTSSTQINVLEQLIMFSNDQNDYKNLKVYLDENKQLIEEMLAWDPDMYESYFNLYLFSTVFQSYYYTGIGKTDSAQYYIKKAQDFITPQSYLPYITMYHDAYAKYYHHTKNYQNALVHMDSALIYMQQSKSALTEYAKQLSRKADILLEIGQYAEALPLYEKSNHIQDSLTAAISAKQLEEIKEIYHLNQLVWERGKLRNRVQTSILLSLGIILVLCITYMLRINRIRKALKISKKETQKATRQTERANEMKNRFLSNMSHAIRVPLNGVLGFSQIIANEVEIDEPTRKEYADIIQQNTEQLMRLVNNVLDLSRLEAGMMRFQLSDYDIVQLCKDAVGMAQMQNPTLHIHFYSDIDEYIVYTDTNRMMQLIVSILTCPSPSFKEERDLQFTLDKNGEILCFKVTNSPLADLNYANQDSALRNDVNLLLLKHFGGTYQVIHDGKEGPTILFTYPATSTE from the coding sequence ATGAAACGTCTCTTATTTATAGTAGTTCTTTTACTTCAAATCTTTTTCATATTTGCAAACAGACCCATCAAACGGTCACCTGTTACCGATAGTCTTATAACAGAGTTGCAAACACTTCCACATGACACCACCAGACTAAAACTACTCGAAAAGCTTGTGCTTACGGAGCAGAATTCTCCGCATTACATAGAATATGCAGAAGAAATGTTCAACGAAGCTCAGCGTCAAAAAAATGCTAAATACATCTGCAGCAGTACCTATTTTAAAATTCTATATTACTATAATAAAGAAAAAATAGACAGCGTCAGTAAATTGGTCGATTATGTAAAACCCATTGCTGAACGCATGAAATACTACCGTTTGTACTTCAACGTACAAAAACTGCTCATATATACCTATATTTATAGCGAAAAATATGAATATGCCATCAATGAAGCATTGGAAATGCTCAAGATAGCAGAAGAGTTGGATAATGTAGATGGATGCATAGCTGCATATTCATGCCTGGCAAGTGCCTATCATGAAACCAATCGCAAGAAAGAAGAAGGAGAAGCGCTACGTAAGGCCCATGAATATGCTTCCGAGCAAAAGACAAGCAGTACGCAAATCAATGTTTTGGAACAACTGATCATGTTCAGCAATGACCAAAATGATTATAAAAACCTGAAAGTATATTTAGATGAAAATAAGCAGCTAATAGAGGAAATGTTAGCCTGGGACCCTGACATGTATGAGTCTTATTTCAACCTCTACCTATTTTCAACAGTATTCCAGTCCTACTACTATACAGGTATAGGAAAAACTGACTCTGCACAATATTATATAAAGAAGGCACAAGATTTCATAACTCCTCAAAGCTATCTCCCTTACATAACCATGTATCATGATGCCTATGCCAAATACTATCACCACACTAAAAATTATCAAAATGCATTAGTACACATGGATTCTGCCCTGATATATATGCAACAATCTAAGTCAGCATTAACGGAGTACGCCAAACAATTATCCCGCAAAGCTGACATCCTGCTGGAAATTGGTCAATATGCAGAAGCATTACCATTATACGAAAAATCTAATCACATTCAAGATTCATTGACTGCTGCCATATCAGCCAAACAATTGGAAGAAATCAAAGAAATATACCATCTTAATCAGCTAGTATGGGAACGCGGGAAACTCAGGAATCGTGTACAAACCAGTATTCTCCTGAGCCTTGGAATCATACTAGTGCTATGTATCACTTATATGCTTCGCATCAACCGGATACGAAAAGCATTGAAAATTTCAAAAAAAGAGACCCAGAAAGCTACTCGTCAAACAGAGCGGGCCAATGAAATGAAAAACCGTTTCTTGTCCAACATGAGTCATGCCATCCGGGTTCCTCTGAACGGAGTATTAGGTTTCTCACAAATCATAGCAAACGAAGTGGAAATTGACGAACCTACTCGCAAAGAGTATGCAGACATCATTCAACAAAACACTGAACAATTAATGCGCCTGGTAAACAATGTCCTTGATCTATCCCGTTTGGAGGCTGGTATGATGAGGTTCCAATTAAGTGACTATGACATTGTACAACTTTGCAAAGATGCCGTAGGAATGGCACAAATGCAGAATCCAACCTTGCATATTCATTTCTACAGTGACATTGACGAGTATATTGTTTATACTGATACAAACCGGATGATGCAACTCATCGTCAGTATTCTTACTTGCCCCTCTCCATCTTTCAAAGAAGAACGTGATCTCCAATTCACTTTAGATAAAAATGGAGAAATATTATGCTTCAAAGTTACGAACTCTCCATTGGCAGACCTCAATTATGCTAATCAGGACTCTGCTTTGCGTAACGATGTCAACCTTTTATTACTGAAACACTTCGGCGGTACTTATCAGGTAATTCATGACGGTAAGGAAGGACCGACTATTCTTTTCACTTATCCTGCTACCTCAACTGAATAA
- the rho gene encoding transcription termination factor Rho gives MYNIIQLNDKNLSELQSIAQELGIKKTDSLKKEELVYKILDEQAIAGATKKVAAEKLKEERKVDRQQKRTRVTVKKESTDKVFTANKNGDLTKAKAEASVAAAKVQPVAEAVKAPVTEAPKAPVTEKEVAVTATEAPEKAETPNSTKRKPGRPRKAKVEEKAPIPAPVPVAKKEEPKKAEPELNFETEAPKVIKKVVVEDSPILSEPEDDFIPIEDLPTEKVELPSELLGKFEATKAETPAVPVVESVPTNQRPRLRPRDNNNNTPYNNNNNNNRNNNPRPIQQQRPAQPNANNENYSPVPERRPVVEREKVYEFDDILTGTGVLEIMQDGYGFLRSSDYNYLSSPDDIYVSQSQIKLFGLKTGDVVEGVIRPPKEGEKYFPLVKVGKINGRDPAFVRDRVPFEHLTPLFPDEKFRLCKGGYSDSMSARVVDLFAPIGKGQRALIVAQPKTGKTILMKDIANAIAANHPEVYMIMLLIDERPEEVTDMARTVNAEVIASTFDEPAERHVKIAGIVLEKAKRLVECGHDVVIFLDSITRLARAYNTVSPASGKVLSGGVDANALHKPKRFFGAARNIENGGSLTILATALIDTGSKMDEVIFEEFKGTGNMELQLDRNLSNKRIFPAVNIVASSTRRDDLLQDKQTLDRMWILRKYLADMNPIEAMDFVKDRMEKTKDNDEFLMSMNS, from the coding sequence ATGTATAATATCATTCAATTGAACGACAAAAATTTGTCGGAACTTCAATCTATTGCCCAAGAACTGGGTATTAAAAAGACAGACTCACTAAAAAAAGAAGAACTTGTTTACAAGATACTTGATGAACAAGCCATCGCAGGTGCTACCAAAAAGGTTGCTGCTGAAAAGCTGAAAGAAGAGCGTAAAGTGGACAGACAACAGAAACGTACCCGCGTAACCGTAAAAAAAGAGAGTACTGACAAAGTCTTTACCGCCAACAAAAATGGCGATCTCACTAAGGCAAAAGCTGAAGCTTCAGTAGCAGCCGCTAAAGTACAACCGGTAGCAGAAGCAGTAAAAGCACCGGTAACAGAGGCACCTAAAGCGCCGGTAACGGAAAAAGAAGTAGCTGTAACAGCTACAGAAGCTCCTGAAAAAGCTGAAACGCCTAACTCAACGAAGCGTAAACCGGGACGTCCGCGTAAAGCTAAGGTAGAAGAAAAAGCTCCCATACCCGCACCTGTACCTGTTGCAAAGAAGGAAGAGCCTAAGAAAGCTGAGCCCGAATTGAATTTTGAAACAGAAGCGCCTAAAGTTATCAAGAAAGTCGTAGTGGAAGACAGCCCTATCCTGTCAGAACCCGAAGATGACTTCATTCCTATCGAAGACCTTCCGACCGAAAAAGTAGAACTGCCTTCTGAACTTCTCGGTAAGTTTGAAGCAACTAAAGCTGAAACACCCGCAGTTCCTGTAGTTGAATCTGTTCCTACCAATCAACGTCCACGCCTTCGTCCCCGAGACAACAATAATAATACCCCTTACAATAATAACAATAATAACAACCGGAACAACAATCCACGTCCCATACAACAGCAGCGTCCGGCACAACCGAATGCCAACAACGAAAATTATTCTCCTGTCCCCGAACGCAGACCTGTAGTTGAACGTGAAAAAGTATACGAATTCGACGATATCCTAACCGGTACAGGCGTACTGGAAATCATGCAGGATGGTTACGGATTCCTTCGTTCTTCCGACTATAATTACCTTTCTTCACCGGATGATATTTATGTATCTCAATCTCAAATTAAACTGTTTGGTCTGAAAACCGGTGATGTTGTAGAGGGTGTAATCCGTCCTCCTAAAGAAGGTGAGAAATATTTCCCATTAGTAAAAGTGGGAAAAATCAATGGACGTGACCCGGCTTTCGTACGTGACCGCGTACCATTTGAACATCTCACACCATTATTCCCCGACGAAAAATTCAGATTGTGCAAAGGTGGCTATTCAGACTCTATGTCTGCTCGTGTAGTAGATCTCTTTGCTCCTATCGGTAAAGGCCAGCGTGCATTGATCGTGGCACAACCTAAAACCGGTAAGACCATCTTGATGAAAGATATAGCCAATGCTATCGCAGCAAATCATCCGGAAGTCTACATGATTATGTTACTTATCGACGAACGCCCGGAAGAAGTAACCGACATGGCACGCACCGTAAATGCCGAAGTCATTGCTTCCACTTTTGACGAACCTGCCGAACGCCACGTGAAAATCGCCGGTATTGTGCTGGAAAAAGCCAAAAGACTGGTAGAATGCGGTCATGACGTAGTGATCTTCCTGGATTCAATTACACGTTTGGCACGTGCTTACAATACAGTATCTCCGGCTTCCGGTAAAGTACTTTCCGGTGGTGTGGACGCCAATGCACTTCATAAGCCCAAACGTTTCTTCGGAGCTGCCCGTAATATTGAAAACGGTGGTTCGCTCACTATTCTTGCTACTGCCTTGATTGATACAGGTTCCAAGATGGATGAAGTTATCTTCGAAGAATTCAAGGGTACAGGTAACATGGAATTGCAGCTCGACCGCAACCTGTCTAACAAACGTATCTTCCCAGCTGTCAATATTGTTGCTTCCAGCACCCGTCGTGACGACTTGCTGCAAGACAAGCAAACTTTGGATCGTATGTGGATACTCCGCAAATATCTGGCTGACATGAATCCGATTGAAGCTATGGATTTTGTGAAAGACCGCATGGAAAAAACCAAAGATAACGATGAGTTCCTAATGAGCATGAATAGCTAA
- the tilS gene encoding tRNA lysidine(34) synthetase TilS, protein MNKKKIEQYIDQEKLFTREDKILVTLSGGADSVALLRLLLDMGYTCEAAHCNFHLRGDESVRDEMFVRELCLQLVVPLHVQHFQTMEEAEKRHISIEMAARELRYAWFEQLRLQQGADVIAVAHHKDDSVETLLLNLIRGTGINGLLGIRPKNGNIVRPLLCLDRKEITEYLQEIGQSYVTDSTNLQDEYTRNKIRLNLLPLMQEINPSVKESLLRTSEHLNDAALLYKKGIEEGKQKVQTEQGILISALLQEPAPETLLFEILSPLGFNSAQIKDIFTSLNGQPGKIFLSREWRVIKDRELLLIEPVYSEDASTVFSPDDPALPFRLTMEELEVTDDFIIPRDRNTACFDADKLKQPLTVRRCRQGDTFVPFGMTGQKKVSDYLTDRKFSLSRKEQQWVLCSDSHIIWLIGERTDNRFRIDDQTQKVIILKFIPNYTVMNKM, encoded by the coding sequence ATGAATAAAAAGAAAATAGAGCAATACATTGATCAGGAAAAGCTTTTCACACGAGAAGACAAAATACTGGTAACGCTGAGTGGCGGAGCGGACTCAGTAGCTTTGTTGCGTCTACTTCTTGATATGGGGTACACCTGCGAGGCGGCACATTGCAATTTCCATCTGCGGGGAGATGAGTCGGTTCGAGATGAAATGTTTGTCCGCGAACTATGCTTGCAACTGGTAGTTCCGTTACATGTCCAACATTTCCAAACTATGGAAGAAGCGGAAAAGCGCCACATATCCATTGAAATGGCAGCGCGGGAATTACGTTATGCCTGGTTTGAACAGCTCCGTCTACAACAAGGGGCCGACGTTATCGCCGTGGCCCATCATAAAGATGATAGTGTAGAAACTCTCCTGCTCAACCTTATCCGCGGAACAGGCATCAACGGGCTATTGGGTATCCGCCCCAAAAACGGAAACATTGTCCGTCCTTTGTTATGCCTCGACCGGAAAGAAATAACCGAATACCTACAAGAAATCGGGCAATCTTACGTAACGGACAGCACCAACCTGCAAGACGAATATACACGCAACAAGATACGCCTCAACCTATTGCCTCTTATGCAGGAAATCAATCCCTCCGTAAAAGAAAGCCTTCTCCGCACCTCAGAACATCTGAATGATGCAGCTCTCTTATATAAGAAAGGTATAGAAGAAGGTAAGCAGAAAGTGCAAACCGAACAAGGTATCCTAATCAGTGCTTTGCTCCAAGAACCTGCACCGGAAACTTTATTATTTGAGATCTTATCTCCATTAGGATTTAACAGCGCACAGATCAAAGATATTTTCACCTCCCTGAACGGACAACCGGGAAAGATATTCCTTAGCAGAGAATGGCGTGTGATTAAAGACCGGGAGCTTCTGCTGATAGAACCGGTCTATTCAGAAGATGCTTCAACAGTCTTTTCTCCGGATGACCCTGCCCTGCCCTTCCGTCTAACAATGGAAGAATTAGAAGTCACGGATGATTTCATCATTCCCCGCGACCGAAACACTGCTTGCTTCGATGCAGACAAACTAAAACAACCTCTCACAGTCAGACGCTGCCGACAAGGCGACACATTCGTTCCCTTTGGTATGACCGGACAAAAAAAGGTCAGTGACTACCTTACTGATCGGAAATTCTCCCTTTCCCGCAAAGAACAACAATGGGTGCTTTGCAGTGATTCCCATATCATTTGGTTGATAGGCGAACGTACTGATAACCGTTTCAGAATAGACGACCAAACACAGAAAGTTATTATTCTGAAGTTTATTCCTAATTATACGGTTATGAACAAAATGTGA
- a CDS encoding 4Fe-4S binding protein, with translation MDINEVHFIYFSPTRTSKQVGEAIVRGTGLTNVVATNLTLHAAEVDIPENTLTLIAVPVYGGKVAPLAMERLQGICASGSPVVLVVVYGNRAYEKALIELDAFASAQGFKVIAGATFVGEHSYSTEQNPIALGRPDANDLQYAEEFGAKIRTKINAAVDMEHLYPVDVNRIQRPRQPFLPLFKFLRRVIKLRKSGALLPRVPEVNAELCTHCGVCAVHCPSGAILKGDECNTIAEKCIKCCACVKGCSFKARTYDTPFASLLSDCFVRQKEDRIIL, from the coding sequence ATGGATATAAACGAAGTTCATTTCATCTATTTTTCGCCTACTCGTACTTCTAAACAAGTTGGTGAGGCAATTGTTCGCGGAACAGGACTAACAAATGTTGTTGCTACGAATTTAACACTGCATGCTGCTGAGGTAGATATTCCGGAGAATACACTGACTCTTATTGCTGTGCCGGTGTATGGCGGCAAGGTAGCTCCTTTGGCTATGGAGCGGTTGCAGGGTATTTGTGCATCGGGATCTCCGGTTGTGCTGGTAGTAGTTTATGGTAACCGTGCATATGAAAAGGCTTTGATAGAATTGGATGCATTTGCTTCTGCCCAAGGTTTCAAAGTTATTGCCGGGGCTACTTTTGTGGGAGAACATTCGTATAGTACGGAACAAAATCCAATAGCCCTAGGGCGTCCGGATGCAAATGATTTGCAATATGCGGAGGAATTTGGTGCGAAGATACGGACGAAAATAAATGCCGCCGTTGATATGGAACACTTGTATCCGGTGGATGTGAACCGTATTCAGCGCCCGCGCCAGCCTTTTCTGCCTTTGTTCAAGTTTCTGCGCCGGGTGATAAAGTTGCGTAAAAGTGGTGCTCTTTTGCCACGTGTACCGGAAGTGAATGCGGAACTTTGCACGCATTGTGGCGTTTGCGCTGTACATTGTCCTTCGGGAGCTATCCTGAAAGGTGACGAATGTAATACGATTGCCGAAAAGTGCATAAAGTGTTGTGCATGCGTCAAAGGATGTTCGTTCAAGGCGCGGACGTATGATACTCCGTTTGCTTCATTGCTTTCAGACTGCTTTGTGCGGCAGAAAGAGGACCGGATTATTTTATAG
- the ffh gene encoding signal recognition particle protein has translation MFDNLSERLERSFKILKGEGKITEINVAETLKDVRKALLDADVNYKVAKTFTDTVKEKALGQNVLTAVKPSQLMVKIVHDELTQLMGGETAEIDLEGKPAVILMSGLQGSGKTTFSGKLARMLKTKKNKKPLLVACDVYRPAAVEQLRVLAEQIGVPMYSEPDSKNPVKIAENAIQEAKAKGYDVVIVDTAGRLAVDEEMMNEIAAIKKAINPNEILFVVDSMTGQDAVNTAKEFNERLDFNGVVLTKLDGDTRGGAALSIRSVVNKPIKFVGTGEKLDAIDQFHPSRMSDRILGMGDIVSLVERAQEQYDEEEAKRLQKKIAKNQFDFNDFLSQIAQIKKMGNLKDLASMIPGVGKAIKDIDIDDNAFKSIEAIIYSMTPAERSNPALLNGSRRQRIAKGSGTNIQEVNRLLKQFDQTRKMMKMVTGSKMGKMMPKMK, from the coding sequence ATGTTCGATAATTTAAGCGAAAGACTGGAAAGGTCGTTTAAAATTCTGAAAGGTGAAGGAAAAATCACCGAGATCAATGTTGCGGAAACCCTGAAAGATGTGCGCAAAGCACTGTTAGACGCCGACGTTAACTACAAAGTAGCCAAAACTTTTACAGATACGGTTAAGGAAAAGGCATTGGGACAAAACGTATTGACAGCCGTAAAGCCCAGCCAATTAATGGTGAAGATCGTGCACGACGAGCTAACTCAATTAATGGGTGGCGAAACTGCAGAAATTGATTTGGAAGGAAAACCTGCTGTCATCTTAATGTCTGGTCTGCAAGGTTCCGGTAAGACTACTTTCTCCGGTAAGTTGGCACGAATGCTAAAAACGAAAAAGAACAAGAAACCGTTGTTGGTGGCTTGTGACGTATACCGCCCTGCCGCTGTCGAACAGTTGCGCGTATTAGCAGAGCAAATAGGAGTTCCAATGTACTCTGAACCGGATAGTAAGAATCCGGTGAAAATTGCAGAAAATGCAATTCAGGAAGCAAAAGCCAAAGGATATGATGTTGTAATCGTCGATACCGCCGGACGTCTGGCTGTGGATGAAGAGATGATGAATGAGATTGCTGCTATTAAAAAAGCAATCAATCCGAATGAGATTCTTTTCGTTGTAGACTCTATGACCGGTCAGGATGCTGTAAACACAGCAAAAGAGTTTAACGAACGTCTTGACTTTAATGGTGTTGTACTGACTAAGTTGGATGGTGATACCCGGGGTGGTGCCGCTCTTTCTATCCGTTCAGTAGTAAACAAGCCGATCAAATTTGTAGGTACAGGTGAGAAACTGGATGCCATCGACCAATTCCACCCTTCGCGTATGTCAGACCGTATCCTCGGTATGGGTGATATTGTTTCATTGGTGGAACGTGCCCAAGAGCAATATGACGAGGAAGAGGCCAAACGCCTACAAAAGAAGATTGCTAAGAACCAGTTCGACTTCAACGACTTCTTGAGTCAGATAGCGCAAATCAAAAAGATGGGTAACCTGAAAGACCTGGCTTCTATGATTCCGGGTGTAGGTAAGGCTATAAAGGACATCGATATTGACGACAATGCTTTCAAGAGTATTGAAGCTATTATTTATTCTATGACCCCTGCAGAACGTAGTAATCCGGCCCTTCTGAACGGTTCACGCAGACAACGTATTGCTAAAGGTAGTGGTACGAATATTCAGGAAGTAAACCGCTTGTTAAAACAATTCGATCAAACTCGTAAGATGATGAAGATGGTAACAGGTAGCAAGATGGGTAAAATGATGCCTAAGATGAAATAA
- the folD gene encoding bifunctional methylenetetrahydrofolate dehydrogenase/methenyltetrahydrofolate cyclohydrolase FolD, which yields MTLIDGKAISEQVKQEIAAEVAEMVAKGGKRPHLAAILVGHDGGSETYVAAKVKACEVCGFKSSLIRYEADVTEEELLAKVRELNEDADIDGFIVQLPLPKHISEQKVIETIDYRKDVDGFHPINVGRMSIGLPCYVSATPNGILELLKRYQIETSGKKCVVLGRSNIVGKPMAALMMQKAYPGDATVTVCHSRSKDLVKECQEADIIIAALGQPNFVKAKMVKEGAVVIDVGTTRVPDARKKSGFKLTGDVKFDEVASKCSFITPVPGGVGPMTIVSLMKNTLLAGKKAIYQ from the coding sequence ATGACACTAATTGACGGAAAAGCAATTTCGGAACAAGTAAAACAGGAGATTGCTGCAGAAGTAGCAGAAATGGTGGCGAAAGGTGGTAAACGTCCTCATCTTGCAGCAATTCTCGTAGGCCACGATGGTGGTAGTGAAACGTATGTTGCTGCAAAAGTAAAAGCATGCGAAGTTTGCGGGTTCAAATCCAGCCTCATCCGTTACGAGGCAGATGTGACGGAAGAAGAACTTCTTGCTAAAGTACGTGAGCTAAACGAAGATGCAGACATAGACGGGTTCATAGTACAGCTTCCATTACCCAAGCACATCTCCGAACAGAAAGTGATCGAGACCATTGATTATCGCAAAGATGTAGATGGTTTCCATCCCATCAATGTAGGACGCATGTCCATAGGATTGCCTTGCTATGTATCGGCAACTCCCAACGGAATCCTAGAATTATTGAAACGCTATCAGATAGAGACTTCCGGAAAGAAGTGCGTAGTATTGGGACGTAGCAATATCGTCGGCAAACCGATGGCAGCGCTCATGATGCAAAAGGCTTATCCGGGAGACGCAACCGTAACCGTATGCCACAGCCGCAGTAAAGACTTGGTGAAAGAGTGTCAGGAAGCTGATATTATCATTGCTGCATTGGGGCAACCCAATTTTGTAAAAGCCAAGATGGTGAAAGAAGGTGCCGTAGTTATTGATGTAGGTACTACTCGCGTACCGGATGCCAGAAAGAAATCAGGATTTAAACTGACCGGTGACGTAAAGTTTGACGAAGTTGCTTCTAAGTGTTCATTCATCACTCCCGTACCGGGCGGCGTAGGACCGATGACTATCGTTTCTTTAATGAAGAATACATTACTGGCTGGTAAGAAAGCAATTTACCAATAA
- a CDS encoding tetratricopeptide repeat-containing sensor histidine kinase, giving the protein MLFYSTSYIQSTNLDLVNERIHLMEYLMDNNLAYSQEVRLHDIAQWEDELVDAFRNKKDYKHMFLMQQMAAYALVSDGHINEALEKANAMLQQATLMRYDIGIAISHYAIGDTYLNANMTNEAIEEYEIAMQKLYKIADSEKLQEKVLIQLIPTLIRLGRLNEAKDYLEQIEQVKDYRHSRFIENIFQAYYYLHTNNLEQAREYIQEAEEWYEYYPFFFHSSILKYIQAEYAKQVEDDEQAIKLYNELTVSTSSANVYNRYLKMKNSLARLYTKRGRAKEACEIFQDINAARDSINARNYSSQINLLRTIYQVDRLEMDNQNERNRLLFYSIMGCILILSISIASVLYIRKINKRLIASRLKLEKARQIAENSIRTKSIFLSNMSHEIRTPLNALSGFSTILTDANIDISTRQQCNEIIQQNSDLLLKLIDDVVDLSSLEIGKMQFLFANNNAVAICRNVVDTVEKIKQTSASVLFQTSLENLEIYTDEARLQQLLINLLINATKFTTEGSITLSLEKQPEGVALFAVSDTGCGIAPEKQGAIFNRFEKLNENAQGSGLGLSICQLIVERFGGKIWIDPEYKNGSRFLFTHPIVSTSRKEVSE; this is encoded by the coding sequence ATGCTATTTTACAGTACTTCCTACATCCAATCGACAAATCTGGATTTGGTAAATGAGCGTATACACCTGATGGAGTACCTGATGGATAACAATCTGGCCTATTCTCAAGAAGTCAGATTACATGATATCGCCCAGTGGGAAGATGAGCTTGTTGACGCATTTCGTAACAAGAAGGATTATAAACACATGTTCCTCATGCAGCAAATGGCTGCTTATGCACTTGTATCTGATGGACACATCAATGAAGCATTGGAAAAAGCAAATGCCATGCTACAGCAAGCTACCTTAATGAGATATGATATAGGAATAGCCATATCACACTATGCCATTGGCGATACTTACCTCAATGCCAACATGACTAATGAAGCTATCGAGGAATATGAAATAGCCATGCAGAAGCTATATAAAATTGCAGACTCCGAAAAATTACAGGAAAAAGTACTTATCCAATTAATCCCCACACTTATCAGACTGGGACGATTAAATGAAGCTAAAGACTATTTGGAACAGATAGAACAAGTAAAAGACTATCGACATAGCCGCTTCATAGAAAATATCTTTCAAGCCTACTATTATCTTCATACTAATAACCTGGAACAAGCCCGGGAATATATTCAGGAAGCAGAAGAATGGTATGAGTATTATCCTTTCTTTTTTCACAGTTCTATTTTGAAATATATCCAAGCCGAATATGCCAAGCAAGTCGAAGATGACGAGCAAGCCATAAAATTATATAATGAACTGACCGTTAGCACCAGTAGCGCCAATGTCTACAATAGATATCTGAAAATGAAGAATTCATTGGCACGGCTGTATACCAAACGTGGAAGAGCCAAAGAGGCATGCGAAATATTTCAAGATATCAATGCTGCACGAGATTCTATCAATGCACGCAACTACTCCTCGCAAATTAATCTGCTGCGAACCATATATCAGGTAGACCGCCTTGAAATGGATAATCAAAATGAACGTAACCGATTATTGTTTTATTCTATCATGGGGTGCATCCTTATTTTAAGCATATCCATTGCATCGGTACTCTATATCCGTAAGATCAATAAACGACTGATAGCATCCAGGCTAAAACTGGAAAAAGCACGGCAAATTGCAGAAAATTCCATCCGTACCAAGAGCATTTTTCTATCGAATATGAGTCATGAAATACGCACGCCTCTAAATGCCTTGTCCGGTTTCTCTACTATTCTGACGGATGCAAATATTGATATCAGCACCCGGCAACAATGCAATGAAATCATTCAGCAGAATTCAGATTTACTGTTGAAACTCATAGATGATGTCGTAGATCTTTCTAGTCTGGAAATCGGCAAAATGCAATTTCTTTTCGCTAACAATAATGCTGTGGCTATATGCCGGAATGTAGTGGATACGGTAGAAAAGATAAAACAAACATCCGCTTCTGTACTGTTCCAAACTTCTTTAGAGAACTTGGAAATCTATACAGATGAAGCACGTCTTCAACAATTACTAATTAACTTACTGATTAATGCCACTAAATTTACCACAGAAGGAAGTATTACTCTTTCATTAGAAAAACAGCCAGAAGGAGTTGCTCTGTTTGCTGTATCAGATACAGGTTGTGGCATAGCCCCAGAAAAGCAGGGTGCAATATTCAATCGTTTCGAAAAGCTGAATGAAAATGCACAAGGTAGTGGATTGGGACTTTCCATTTGCCAACTGATTGTGGAACGTTTCGGTGGAAAAATATGGATTGACCCCGAATACAAGAATGGTTCCCGTTTCCTGTTTACCCATCCTATTGTCTCAACTAGCAGAAAGGAGGTATCAGAATGA